One window of the Saccopteryx bilineata isolate mSacBil1 chromosome 2, mSacBil1_pri_phased_curated, whole genome shotgun sequence genome contains the following:
- the MUC1 gene encoding mucin-1, translating into MTPGIQAPFFLVLLLFRVLTATTNPHPQTVLTTSDHTNRSGNIQTLNPQSSPTSKFTDRSSVSKTSSSLPTHRPASSPATTPDHTATSSPATGSATTPDHAATSSPATTPDHAATSSPATSLASSPATTPDHTATSSPATGLATTPDHAATSSPATTPDHAATSSLATTPDHAATSSPATTPDHAATSSLATTPDHAATSSPATTPDHAATSSPATTPDHAATSSPATSLASSPATTPDHAASSSLATGSATTPDHAASSSLATGSATTPDHAATFSPAISMATTPDHAASSSPPTGLASSPATTPDHTATFSPAIGMATTPDHAATSSPATGLASSPATTPDHAATSFPATGTATTPDHAATSFPATGTATTPDHTATSFPATGTATTPDHAASSSPATGTATTPDHAASSSTATTPDHAASSSPATGTATTPDHAASSSPATGTATTPDHAASSSPATGTATTPDHAASSSTATTPDHAASSSPATGTATTPDHAASSSTATTSAHAATSSPATGSATTSAHAATSSPATGTATTSAHAATSSLATSLASSSAATPAYKGTSANATRTPIGTPSSVPIHHSDTATTPASRRTKTTASYTNGSTVPLTFSSHRISFFLLSFCILNLPFNSSLEDPSTNYYQELQRNITELFLQIYKQENFLGSSNVKFRPGSVVVKSILAFREGTANANNVEAWFVQRESEANRYNLVISRVSVDDVSFPSSAQSGSGVPGWGIALLVLVCVLVVLAIIYLIALAVCQCRRKNCGQLDIFPTRDAYHPMSEYPTYHTHGRYVPPASTTRSPYEEVSAGNGGSSLSYMNPAATSANL; encoded by the exons ATGACACCGGGCATCCAGGCCCCTTTCTTCCTCGTGCTGCTGCTATTTCGAGTGCTTACAG CTACCACCAACCCTCATCCCCAAACGGTTCTTACAACCTCTGACCATACCAACCGCAGTGGAAATATACAGACTTTGAATCCCCAAAGCAGTCCAACATCCAAGTTCACTGACAGAAGTTCTGTGAGCAAAACCAGCAGCTCACTCCCCACTCACAGACCTGCCTCCAGCCCAGCCACCACTCCAGACCACACTGCCACCTCTTCCCCAGCCACTGGATCGGCCACCACTCCAGACCATGCTGCCACCTCTTCTCCGGCCACCACTCCAGACCACGCTGCCACCTCTTCCCCGGCCACCAGCCTGGCCTCCAGCCCGGCCACCACTCCAGACCACACTGCCACCTCTTCCCCAGCCACTGGATTGGCCACCACTCCAGACCATGCTGCCACCTCTTCTCCGGCTACCACTCCAGACCATGCTGCCACCTCTTCTCTGGCCACCACTCCAGACCATGCTGCCACCTCTTCTCCGGCCACCACTCCAGACCATGCTGCCACCTCTTCCCTGGCCACCACTCCAGACCATGCTGCCACCTCTTCTCCGGCCACCACTCCAGACCATGCTGCCACCTCTTCTCCGGCCACCACTCCAGACCATGCTGCCACCTCTTCCCCGGCCACCAGCCTGGCCTCCAGCCCGGCCACCACTCCAGACCATgctgcctcctcttccctggCCACTGGATCGGCCACCACTCCAGACCATgctgcctcctcttccctggCCACCGGATCGGCCACCACTCCAGACCACGCTGCCACCTTTTCCCCAGCCATCAGCATGGCCACCACTCCAGACCATGCTGCCTCCTCTTCCCCGCCCACCGGATTGGCCTCCAGCCCGGCCACCACTCCAGACCACACTGCCACCTTTTCCCCGGCCATCGGCATGGCCACCACTCCAGACCACGCTGCCACCTCTTCCCCGGCCACCGGATTGGCCTCCAGCCCGGCCACCACTCCAGACCACGCTGCCACCTCTTTCCCAGCCACCGGCACGGCCACCACTCCAGACCACGCTGCCACCTCTTTCCCGGCCACCGGCACGGCCACCACTCCAGACCACACTGCCACCTCTTTCCCGGCCACTGGCACGGCCACCACTCCAGACCATGCTGCCTCCTCTTCCCCGGCCACCGGCACGGCCACCACTCCAGACCACGCTGCCTCCTCTTCCACGGCCACCACTCCAGACCACGCTGCCTCCTCTTCCCCGGCCACCGGCACGGCCACCACTCCAGACCACGCTGCCTCCTCTTCCCCGGCCACCGGCACGGCCACCACTCCAGACCACGCTGCCTCCTCTTCCCCGGCCACCGGCACGGCCACCACTCCAGACCACGCTGCCTCCTCTTCCACGGCCACCACTCCAGACCACGCTGCCTCCTCTTCCCCGGCCACCGGCACGGCCACCACTCCAGACCACGCTGCCTCCTCTTCCACGGCTACCACTTCAGCCCACGCTGCCACCTCGTCCCCGGCCACCGGATCGGCCACCACTTCAGCCCACGCTGCCACCTCGTCCCCGGCCACTGGCACGGCCACCACTTCAGCCCATGCTGCCACCTCGTCCCTGGCCACCAGCCTTGCCTCAAGCTCAGCTGCCACTCCAGCATACAAGGGCACCTCTGCCAATGCTACCAGAACCCCAATTGGTACTCCATCTTCAGTTCCCATCCACCACTCTGATACTGCCACCACCCCTGCTAGCCGCAGAACCAAGACTACTGCCAGTTACACTAACGGTAGCACAGTGCCCCTCACCTTCTCCAGTCATAggatctctttcttcctcctgtctttttgtattttaaaccTCCCATTTAACTCTTCTCTGGAAGATCCCAGCACTAACTACTATCAGGAACTGCAGAGAAACATTACTGAGTTG TTTTTACAGATTTATAAACAAGAGAATTTTCTGGGTTCCTCTAATGTAAAGTTCAG GCCAGGATCTGTGGTGGTGAAATCAATTCTGGCCTTCCGAGAGGGCACCGCCAATGCCAACAATGTAGAGGCATGGTTTGTTCAACGTGAATCAGAAGCAAACAGATACAACCTGGTCATCTCGAGAGTTAGCG tggaTGATGTGTCATTTCCTTCCTCTGCCCAGTCTGGGTCTGGGGTACCTGGCTGGGGTATCGCCCTGCTGGTGCTGGTCTGTGTTCTGGTTGTGCTGGCCATCATCTATCTCATTGCCCTG GCTGTGTGTCAGTGCCGTCGAAAGAACTGTGGGCAGCTGGACATCTTTCCAACCCGAGATGCCTATCATCCTATGAGCGAGTACCCCACCTACCACACCCATGGGCGCTATGTGCCTCCTGCCAGTACCACACGTAGCCCTTATGAAGAG GTTTCTGCAGGAAATGGTGGCAGCAGCCTATCTTACATGAACCCAGCAGCCACTTCTGCCAACTTGTAG